A genomic segment from Spinacia oleracea cultivar Varoflay chromosome 3, BTI_SOV_V1, whole genome shotgun sequence encodes:
- the LOC130469380 gene encoding uncharacterized protein, with product MCVDFTDLNRACPKDCYPLPRIDQLVDSTSGHALLSFMDAFSGYHQVFMHPDDRAKTTFITSAGVFNYKMMPFGLKNAGATYQRLVDHVFADQKGRNVEVYVDDSIVKSIKEEDHVKDLAETFGNLRKYSMKLNPKKCVFGVKSGKFLGFMVSERGIDANPDKVQAALDLPEPKTKRDVQRLTGRLAALTRFISKASDKGAPFFKALKPKNLPGGEAEPVKKKGVPRKVDPELIWEQEQKEAFQQLRAHLAQLPTLARPKEGETLYLYVAVSPGTVSAVLLREEEKKQQPIYFTSRTLTGAETRYPLIEKVAYAVVVAARKLRPYFDSHQITVLTDQPLEKVLDKIERSGRLAAWAFELSEFGIKYQPRTAIKAQALADFLAECSYQEMLDDTKSTWEVFTDGSSTINGSGAGVVLIPPTGKSIEYALKFGFKATNNEAEYEAAIAGIEICLSLEAEHVCLKTDSQLVANQIRGEYEAKWPSMTAYLAKIKSLTSKLRSFEVILIPRGQNTQADALSKLASSTLIDLNRSVHVEVHQERSIDLPPTTVCSLRTEPSWMDAVVAYKERGELPEDKLQARKLKRFNKWFIISAEGELMRKSFSAPLLKCVGPTDADYILREIHLGICGNHIGGRTLAHKALRAGYWWPTMVSEAKQMARKCEKCQKFAPAIHQPAQTLQSTLYPLPFAQWGLDIIGPFPSATNQKKWLIVGVDYFSKWIEAEAVSSITEPQVRKFIWQNIITRFGIPRLMVFDHGKQFDNTPLQKWCKQFGIHLAYSAVCHPQSNGQAEAANKLILNALKKRVEDDKNKWLEELPGTLWSLRTTEKEATGQTPFHLVYGSEAVIPVEIGTESLRIQAYNRYDGLQGESNNQLLSEALDLLDEARNDARTLNAAYLQRVNKHYNRRVNARPLKVGDLVLRNAASVQKGRIHGKLSATWEGPYIIHSEKRPGTFMLKQLDGTILKNHWNTDVLKKYFV from the coding sequence atgtgcgtggatttcacagacctgaaccgagcctgccccaaagactgctatcccctgccaaggatagatcaattggttgactccaccagcggccatgcactgctcagcttcatggatgccttttcaggctaccaccaagtattcatgcaccccgatgacagagcaaagacaacgttcatcacaagcgcaggagtgttcaactacaaaatgatgcctttcggcttgaaaaatgccggagccacctaccagaggctagttgatcacgtcttcgccgaccagaaagggaggaatgtggaggtctatgtggatgactccatcgtaaaaagcatcaaggaggaagaccacgtcaaagacttggcagagaccttcggaaatctgaggaaatacagcatgaagctgaacccaaaaaaatgcgtcttcggggtgaagtcagggaaattcctcggattcatggtgagcgaaagaggaattgatgcgaacccggacaaagtccaagcggcattggatttacccgagccgaagaccaagagagatgtgcagaggctaaccggcaggttagccgcactaacaaggttcatatcaaaagcctcggacaagggagcccccttcttcaaagcactgaaaccaaagaacctccccggaggagaagcagaaccagtcaagaaaaagggggtcccgaggaaagtggatcccgaactgatatgggaacaggagcaaaaagaagcttttcagcaactcagagcccacctagctcaactgccgacactggccagaccaaaggagggggaaaccctgtacctatatgtcgcagttagccctggaaccgtcagcgcagtgcttcttcgggaagaagaaaagaagcaacagccaatctacttcaccagccgaacactcacaggggccgaaacccggtacccactcatcgagaaagtcgcatatgcagtagtggtagctgcacgaaaactgaggccatacttcgactcccaccagatcacagtgctaactgaccaaccgctcgaaaaagtactcgacaaaatagagaggtcaggaagattggctgcctgggccttcgaactatcagagttcggcatcaaatatcagccgaggacagcaatcaaagcacaagcattggcagacttcttggccgagtgctcataccaggaaatgctggatgatacgaaaagcacttgggaggtcttcactgacggatcttccacaataaacggctcaggagcaggagttgtactaatccccccgacggggaaaagcatagagtatgcattgaagttcggcttcaaagcaactaacaacgaggccgaatatgaggccgcaatcgcagggatagagatttgtttatccctggaggccgagcatgtttgcctcaaaactgattcccagcttgtagccaaccagatccgaggggagtatgaggccaaatggcccagcatgacagcttacttagcaaaaattaaatccttaacgtcaaagttaagatcctttgaagtcattctcatcccccgaggacaaaacacgcaagcagacgcactgtcaaaactcgcaagctcaacactcatcgacctaaataggtcggtccacgtggaggttcaccaagagagaagcattgacttgccacccaccacagtatgcagcttacgtaccgaacccagctggatggacgcagtagttgcatacaaagaaaggggagaacttcccgaggaTAAGCTGCAGgcaagaaaactgaaaagattcaacaagtggttcatcatcagcgccgaaggagagctcatgaggaaatcattctctgctccgctgctaaaatgtgtgggtccaacagacgctgactacatcctaagggaaatccacctcgggatatgcggaaaccacatcggaggcaggacattggcacataaagcccttcgggccgggtactggtggcccactatggtttccgaggcaaagcagatggcaaggaaatgcgagaaatgccaaaagttcgcaccagccatccatcaaccagctcaaaccctacaatcaacactgtatcccttaccattcgcacagtgggggttagacatcattggtcccttcccctcagcgacgaaccagaagaagtggttgattgtaggagtcgactattttagcaaatggatcgaagccgaagctgtctcctccatcaccgaacctcaggtccgcaagttcatatggcagaacatcatcacaaggttcggcataccaagactgatggtcttcgaccacgggaaacagttcgacaacaccccgttgcaaaagtggtgcaaacagttcggcatacacctagcgtactcagcagtctgtcacccacaaagcaacgggcaagccgaagctgctaacaaactcatcctcaatgcactcaagaaaagagtcgaggacgacaaaaacaaatggttagaagagctacccggaacgctatggtcccttcggaccactgagaaagaagctaccgggcaaacaccgttccaccttgtatacggatccgaagctgtaatccctgtggagatcggaacagaaagcctgaggatccaggcatacaacaggtatgatgggctccaaggagaaagcaacaaccaacttctatccgaagctctcgatctactggacgaagctcggaacgatgcaaggacactcaacgcagcctatttgcagagggtcaacaagcattacaaccgaagagtcaacgccagacccctaaaagtcggtgatctagtactcagaaacgccgcctcggttcagaaaggacggatccatggcaaactctcagccacttgggaaggaccatacatcatccattccgaaaaaaggccaggcacgtttatgctgaaacagttagatggaacaattttgaagaaccattggaataccgatgttctcaagaaatattttgtatga
- the LOC130469461 gene encoding uncharacterized protein, with product MVYSGGRVDVFDYIHENADGKYVKELVDSLGYNDIEKVHFWDPRKEFKNGIRFLGFDSSTCDPFLALLFEYKSIHIYIEHKIKPTYNFNLNRSGGGGGGRGSFLELLNTDVVDLNSDYVEPPFTVLPPKQPEPQPEPQPEPQIQPQNVPQPEIDYDSEGTDEDDDELATARSKISDDMRREKAYFEELVMLKKLAESKVEGGLNLGDDFDGYSDLDSPSESEDEDDFENPKTFREAIIDYSIDKGRNIPFSKNDSTRVCAECEHKDKGCKWRIWASWERGRRSFTVKTFVSEHTCGRTPIIKKMTSHWIAEHYQNLFKVNPYMRVQDIQETIWLEKGIRVSKHKAARARRRGQALIVGEYKEQYALLPRYAAEILRSNPGNTVKLKLDANVFDRLYLCFEALRKGFLAGCRPFISLDGCFLKGPFGGQLLVAVGRDGNNQMFPLAWAVCEVESTDTWSWFLELLATDLGTSEGAGYTFMSDQQKGLLAAVSNVFPQAESRVCAKHVYCNFRGVFGGGLEYRKQFWTIAKSNTVNHFNENIEVMRGISHEAAEDLLKRNYKKWCRAFYTPLSCCDSIDNNMSEVFNAYILSARHKPIITMLEDIREGLMERLHKKRDFIGKKEIMLCPRIQIQLEKHKIWARGWNAYWDGGFCYGVREGATQVKYVVDLNQHTCSCNAWQVSGIPCKHAIVAIWNKVDHPEQYVNAYFCKQTYMKAYEFLLEPLNGPQEWPTSDSIVVAPKVKKVNGRPKTKRRYGVGEVTASGKLKRTGCSMKCSLCGVIGHNKRGCKNAPKQQQHRNNHATAE from the exons ATGGTTTATAGTGGGGGGAGGGTGGATGTCTTTGATTACATCCATGAGAATGCAGATGGCAAATATGTTAAGGAATTAGTCGATAGTTTAGGTTATAATGATATAGAGAAAGTACATTTCTGGGACCCTAGGAAAGAATTCAAGAATGGGATtaggtttttaggttttgataGTAGTACTTGTGACCCTTTCTTAGCTTTACTCTTTGAATACAAAAGCATTCATATATACATTGAACATAAAATCAAACCTACCTACAACTTTAACCTAAACAGGAGTGGAGGAGGGGGAGGAGGGAGAGGTAGCTTCCTTGAGTTGTTGAATACTGATGTGGTTGActtaaattctgattatgtggAACCACCTTTTACAGTACTCCCACCCAAACAACCTGAACCTCAACCTGAACCTCAACCTGAACCTCAAATTCAACCTCAAAATGTGCCTCAAcctgaaattgattatgattcaGAGGGTAcagatgaggatgatgatgagttaGCCACTGCTAGGTCTAAGATATCTGATGATATGAGAAGGGAAAAGGCTTATTTTGAGGAGTTAGTAATGCTGAAAAAACTAGCAGAAAGTAAAGTAGAAGGTGGTCTGAATTTGGGGGATGACTTTGATGGATACAGTGACTTAGACAGCCCTAGTGAGTCAGAAGATGAGGATGAT TTTGAGAATCCAAAGACATTTAGGGAAGcaatcatagattattcaattgATAAAGGAAGAAACATTCCATTTTCTAAAAATGATTCCACTAGGGTTTGTGCAGAGTGTGAGCACAAAGATAAAGGTTGTAAATGGAGAATTTGGGCTTCATGGGAGAGAGGAAGAAGGTCATTTACAGTGAAAACATTTGTCAGTGAGCACACTTGTGGTAGGACACCTATCATTAAGAAGATGACTTCACATTGGATTGCAGAACACTACCAGAATCTGTTTAAGGTTAACCCTTACATGAGAGTGCAAGATATTCAGGAAACCATTTGGTTAGAAAAGGGTATAAGGGTGAGCAAACACAAGGCTGCCAGGGCTAGGAGAAGGGGTCAAGCACTCATTGTTGGTGAATACAAAGAGCAGTATGCATTACTCCCAAGGTATGCAGCTGAGATACTAAGAAGCAATCCAGGGAACACAGTGAAGTTGAAGTTGGATGCAAATGTGTTTGACAGACTGTATTTGTGTTTTGAGGCACTTAGGAAAGGGTTCTTGGCAGGATGCAGACCTTTCATATCACTTGATGGATGTTTCTTAAAGGGACCATTTGGGGGTCAATTGTTAGTAGCAGTAGGGAGGGATGGAAACAATCAAATGTTCCCTTTGGCTTGGGCTGTTTGTGAGGTTGAGAGCACTGACACATGGAGTTGGTTTCTAGAACTTCTAGCTACTGATTTAGGCACTAGTGAAGGAGCAGGGTACACTTTCATGTCTGACCAACAAAAGGGTTTACTTGCTGCTGTGTCAAATGTGTTTCCACAAGCTGAAAGTAGGGTGTGTGCAAAGCATGTGTACTGTAACTTTAGgggagtgtttggaggtggtTTAGAGTACAGAAAACAATTTTGGACTATTGCAAAAAGCAACACAGTAAATCACTTCAATGAAAACATTGAAgtaatgaggggtatttcacaTGAAGCTGCTGAAGACCTACTGAAAAGGAACTACAAGAAATGGTGTAGGGCATTCTACACTCCATTATCTTGTTGTGACAGTATAGACAACAACATGAGTGAGGTGTTTAATGCATACATCTTGAGTGCAAGGCACAAGCCTATTATTACCATGTTGGAAGATATCAGAGAGGGTTTGATGGAAAGACTGCATAAGAAAAGAGATTTCATTGGGAAAAAGGAGATAATGTTGTGTCCTAGGATCCAAATTCAGTTAGAGAAACACAAAATTTGGGCTAGGGGTTGGAATGCATACTGGGATGGTGGGTTTTGCTATGGAGTAAGAGAAGGTGCAACACAGGTTAAGTATGTGGTGGATCTGAACCAACATACTTGCAGTTGCAATGCATGGCaggtgagtgggattccatgcaaacatgcaattgttgctatatggaataaagtagaccACCCAGAACAATATGTCAATGCATATTTCTGCAAACAGACCTACATGAAGGCATATGAATTTTTGTTAGAGCCTTTAAATGGTCCTCAAGAGTGGCCTACTTCTGATAGCATTGTTGTGGCTCCAAAGGTGAAAAAGGTCAATGGAAGACCTAAAACAAAGAGGAGATATGGTGTTGGAGAGGTAACTGCATCTGGTAAGCTGAAGAGAACAGGTTGTTCTATGAAATGCAGCTTATGTGGTGTGATAGGCCACAACAAAAGGGGTTGCAAGAATGCCcctaagcaacaacaacacagaaACAATCATGCTACTGCAGAGTAG
- the LOC110801392 gene encoding caffeic acid 3-O-methyltransferase 1 yields MSPPNSMQTQNEGRVYDEEEEEEDACSMFALSLLNSSITPIVLQAVLELNVLEIIKKLGPFGSHFSAKEVVAHLPAKNPEAPTMLDRMLRLLASHSVLSCTTRSLPDGPVERLYGLTPVCKFMIKDNNGVSLAPLASISKPVIDSSYQLKASILEGGHPFERAHGVTHYVYNGQNPDMNAKFNFAMASHSTITMDKILRTYKGFDGLSTLVDVGGGNGATLKKIVSKYHNIRGINFDLPHVINDAPICPGVEHVGGDMFASVPRADAVFMKWICHAWSDEECIKFLKNCYDAIPEDGKVIVCEYFLPEEVELSHAAKFMFQFDTTMMVIPNGKERTEKEFQALAKAAGFQGFSVACSAFHTKVMEFLKNK; encoded by the exons ATGTCTCCACCTAATAGTATGCAAACCCAAAATGAAGGGAGAGTATATGacgaggaagaggaagaggaagatgCATGCTCAATGTTTGCACTATCCCTTCTAAATTCCTCCATAACCCCAATTGTACTACAAGCAGTACTCGAGCTCAACGTCCTCGAGATCATTAAGAAACTCGGTCCATTCGGAAGCCATTTTTCGGCCAAGGAGGTGGTGGCACACTTGCCGGCCAAGAACCCGGAGGCGCCCACCATGTTGGACCGCATGCTCCGCCTCTTAGCTAGCCATTCCGTCCTCTCTTGCACCACCAGGAGCCTCCCTGATGGTCCTGTTGAGAGACTATATGGGTTAACACCCGTTTGTAAGTTCATGATCAAGGATAACAATGGTGTTAGCTTGGCTCCTTTGGCTAGTATTTCCAAGCCTGTTATTGATAGCAG CTATCAATTGAAGGCATCAATTTTGGAAGGTGGGCATCCATTTGAAAGGGCACATGGTGTGACACACTATGTCTACAACGGGCAAAACCCAGATATGAACGCTAAATTTAACTTTGCAATGGCTAGTCACTCAACAATTACCATGGACAAAATCCTTAGGACCTATAAGGGATTTGATGGTCTCTCAACCTTGGTTGACGTTGGTGGTGGAAATGGAGCTACTCTTAAAAAGATAGTCTCTAAGTATCACAACATTAGGGGTATCAACTTCGATCTACCTCATGTCATTAACGACGCTCCAATCTGTCCAG GTGTTGAACATGTAGGCGGAGACATGTTTGCAAGTGTTCCTAGAGCTGATGCCGTTTTTATGAAG TGGATTTGTCATGCTTGGAGTGACGAGGAGTGCATAAAATTCCTTAAGAACTGCTATGATGCTATTCCGGAAGACGGTAAAGTAATTGTTTGTGAGTATTTCCTCCCAGAAGAAGTTGAATTGAGCCATGCTGCCAAGTTTATGTTTCAGTTCGATACGACAATGATGGTTATACCAAATGGGAAAGAGAGGACAGAAAAGGAATTTCAGGCCTTAGCCAAAGCAGCAGGGTTTCAAGGCTTTAGTGTTGCTTGTTCTGCTTTTCATACCAAAGTTATGGAGTTTCTTAAAAACAAATGA